One region of Aminivibrio sp. genomic DNA includes:
- a CDS encoding ComEA family DNA-binding protein: protein MKKGIFSDPKYQGLAFFALGIGCFVLAGIVVFLFSGRFVDRPSGAKAGPALSITVPADRPSAPPEVSMPAQEPPEAKEWVLYITGGVASPGVYSLPPGSRVHNLVDAAGGLLPNADPVKVNLAAPLADGVHVHVPLAGEDGGKNDASASGAPPDSGFLRPPAIPGGNVGGAVRVNTASLEELQRIPGIGPTIARAILEYRAQKGKFSSLQDLLKVKGIGPKKLESIRNHVDLR, encoded by the coding sequence GTGAAGAAAGGTATTTTTTCCGATCCGAAATACCAGGGGCTCGCCTTCTTCGCCCTGGGAATCGGGTGTTTTGTCCTGGCGGGAATAGTGGTGTTCCTTTTCTCGGGCCGTTTCGTGGACCGTCCCTCGGGAGCGAAGGCCGGCCCCGCCCTCTCCATAACCGTGCCCGCAGACAGACCCTCCGCACCGCCGGAAGTTTCCATGCCCGCTCAGGAGCCTCCGGAGGCGAAGGAGTGGGTGCTCTACATCACCGGCGGCGTGGCTTCGCCGGGAGTCTATTCCCTCCCTCCTGGAAGCAGAGTTCACAACCTGGTGGACGCTGCGGGGGGACTGCTTCCCAACGCTGATCCCGTGAAGGTCAACCTGGCCGCTCCCCTGGCGGACGGGGTGCATGTCCATGTCCCCCTGGCGGGGGAGGACGGCGGAAAGAACGATGCCTCAGCTTCCGGCGCCCCGCCGGACAGCGGTTTCCTCCGGCCGCCCGCAATTCCTGGCGGCAATGTCGGCGGAGCCGTGAGGGTGAACACCGCATCCCTGGAAGAACTCCAGCGTATCCCCGGGATCGGTCCGACGATTGCTCGGGCCATCCTCGAATACCGGGCGCAGAAAGGCAAGTTCTCATCCCTGCAGGATCTCCTGAAGGTGAAGGGTATAGGCCCAAAAAAGCTGGAGAGCATCAGGAACCACGTCGACCTGCGATGA